In Methanobacterium spitsbergense, the following proteins share a genomic window:
- a CDS encoding transposase — protein sequence MIREVLKEIVEKESENKPLKKAAVNIINQVIENPKKALEKLENAEKQLKSSGQKSVSLTDPDSRWMKNKKNKIELSYNSQISVDHKSGIILTNSVTQQPTDHHQLIPQIEKIIETIGPLSAKTCISADNGYFTQDNIAYIYENKLDAYIPNRKQAHEAKIDEKDIKTFSKHNFKYDHQNNQYLCPNNKKLPYQKTYKYNNKIRQQYYTNECLKCPDQTNCTGKNRVKIITDYSGELAKNMSLKMETPEAKLEFAKRKETVEWPFGNIKQNLKFTEYYTRGLKQIETENNLIYIAHNIKRIFNTITKQTKQILAKNTTTTI from the coding sequence TTGATACGCGAAGTATTAAAAGAAATAGTAGAGAAAGAATCAGAAAATAAACCCCTAAAAAAAGCAGCTGTAAATATTATCAATCAAGTGATTGAAAATCCAAAAAAAGCATTAGAAAAACTAGAAAATGCCGAAAAACAACTAAAAAGCAGTGGACAAAAATCAGTTAGCTTAACAGATCCAGATTCACGCTGGATGAAAAATAAAAAGAATAAAATAGAACTATCATACAATTCCCAAATCAGTGTAGACCATAAATCTGGAATTATACTCACAAACAGTGTAACACAACAACCCACTGATCACCACCAATTAATACCACAAATAGAAAAAATAATCGAAACAATAGGTCCATTATCCGCTAAAACATGTATAAGCGCAGATAATGGATACTTTACACAAGACAATATAGCATACATATATGAAAATAAACTAGATGCATATATACCCAACAGAAAACAAGCACACGAAGCTAAAATTGATGAAAAAGATATAAAAACATTTTCTAAGCACAATTTCAAATATGATCATCAAAATAATCAATATTTATGTCCAAACAATAAAAAATTACCATATCAAAAGACATATAAATATAACAACAAAATAAGACAACAATATTACACCAACGAATGTTTAAAATGTCCAGATCAAACTAACTGTACAGGAAAAAATCGAGTTAAAATAATAACCGACTACAGCGGCGAGTTAGCAAAAAATATGTCTCTAAAAATGGAAACACCTGAAGCAAAACTAGAATTTGCAAAACGCAAAGAAACCGTTGAATGGCCATTTGGAAACATAAAACAAAACTTAAAGTTCACAGAATACTATACAAGAGGATTAAAACAAATAGAAACAGAAAACAACCTAATATACATCGCACACAACATAAAACGAATATTTAACACAATAACAAAACAAACAAAACAAATACTCGCAAAAAATACAACAACAACCATCTAA
- a CDS encoding endonuclease III domain-containing protein: protein MTNKVGEEIKLIFSKLYNQYGPQGWWPLINYECSNTTKTGATKGYHPLNYILPKTRDEIYEIILGTILTQNTAWTSAEKALLNLNNLNAINPEKLLSLGDDTLKETIRCAGFLNQKAKYIKAVTNFYISLDGTIPTREELLRVKGVGNETADSILLYAYKQSEFVVDAYTKRIFIHNGIIKENDNYNKIKYVFESNLEPEQSVYNEYHALIVEHAKRYYNKKPYGQNDRLLLRI, encoded by the coding sequence ATGACAAACAAAGTGGGGGAAGAAATTAAATTAATCTTCTCCAAACTATACAATCAATATGGTCCGCAGGGATGGTGGCCATTAATCAACTATGAATGTTCAAATACCACTAAAACAGGTGCAACAAAAGGATATCATCCACTAAATTATATTTTACCCAAAACAAGAGATGAAATATATGAAATCATACTGGGTACAATACTAACTCAAAATACAGCATGGACATCTGCTGAAAAAGCCTTGTTAAATTTAAACAATTTAAATGCAATAAATCCTGAAAAATTACTATCCTTGGGAGATGACACCCTCAAAGAAACCATAAGATGTGCTGGATTTCTCAATCAGAAGGCAAAATATATAAAAGCAGTTACAAATTTTTATATTTCATTAGATGGCACGATTCCAACAAGAGAAGAACTGTTAAGAGTAAAGGGTGTAGGGAATGAAACAGCAGATTCAATCTTACTCTACGCTTATAAACAATCCGAATTTGTTGTTGATGCCTACACAAAAAGAATTTTCATACATAACGGTATAATCAAAGAGAATGACAACTACAATAAGATCAAATATGTTTTTGAATCAAATTTAGAACCTGAACAAAGTGTTTATAATGAATATCATGCATTAATTGTTGAACATGCCAAAAGATATTACAATAAAAAACCTTATGGACAAAATGATCGATTACTACTTAGAATATGA
- a CDS encoding transposase: MVLREDKIGQSFLVPLELTELIPKNHICYFIEDMVNELDFRKLEKKYRYSAGKPAYSRRMLMRIIIMASVDGVFSSRQIMKLTNENFVYTYLSGVESPDFRTILRFKIQARRLIEKAFQTTVHTAKRLELLNLEHITIDGTKFKANASNDNNLTEEEIKDIKKILQKGIDVDKEEDEL, translated from the coding sequence ATGGTTTTACGAGAAGATAAAATAGGTCAATCTTTTTTAGTGCCTTTGGAATTGACTGAGCTTATTCCAAAGAATCATATCTGTTATTTTATTGAAGATATGGTTAACGAACTTGATTTTAGAAAACTTGAGAAAAAATATCGATATAGTGCAGGTAAACCTGCTTATTCACGACGTATGCTTATGAGAATAATTATTATGGCTTCTGTGGATGGTGTTTTTTCATCAAGGCAAATAATGAAACTGACAAATGAAAATTTTGTTTATACGTACTTATCTGGCGTAGAATCACCAGATTTTAGGACAATTTTAAGATTCAAAATCCAAGCACGAAGATTAATAGAAAAAGCATTTCAAACAACTGTACACACAGCCAAAAGGCTAGAACTGCTTAATTTAGAACATATAACCATAGATGGTACAAAATTCAAAGCAAACGCATCAAATGATAATAATCTAACTGAAGAAGAAATAAAAGACATTAAAAAAATTTTACAAAAAGGAATCGATGTCGACAAAGAAGAAGACGAATTATAA